From one Leguminivora glycinivorella isolate SPB_JAAS2020 chromosome 5, LegGlyc_1.1, whole genome shotgun sequence genomic stretch:
- the LOC125226103 gene encoding rho GTPase-activating protein 39 isoform X4 codes for MTSERVEWVEIIEPKTKEHMYANLTTGECVWDPPEGVKVKRTDSSQWWELFDINTHRFYYYNASTQLQTLKQNTDPQKRRESATQTNQAAPQAPSSIDPVSSNGNTTAASASKLSPSNTKNVSLPQTSPVRTRRSHYHHRNSGERRGRLSEDGASQLCRHTDSGRSSDSSVSSQRRKQQELAAAACAPVCTPQLRKRSGPAPPLEADKWSPHAGLNRSGSFISPRKDASDDSMHEKYFKSVESTPLTKRKLKQQSTGSSCESASPQSPSSPLQKPQPQPFLQTSAARPSLVSSISLATDAAGGSRVMHSLERPHQLSRHARERYSDRHLDKDRLVELERAERFDKQAAYSVDKPFRQTSLDLRHHAPNWHPPREFTRRQQAEPERYTSSKSSLSSGSSKRQEPHHNFMRLCSANEQDNMAAVNYKMKCINLDPPLTEPNVQKHNQRLERSTAPRDRAKSRRHKRPEEVEESPLDADEEDDEGSPLYCNWDLRGMQHLLPLQDYIIQQAKLSRGGRYADGSGSDNESNSSRSRSGSRGSRSLSGHEPDNESSDGGARTPDDDDGSGVYLSHQHAEYMNHGVAYYNTFHEPDKEYHRPVAGAEALYSPVRAHAPRPPEQDIEIFAKDHLNFNKGIFRKKASVRDMLSWTSSGISAPMVGADWDKAHKKAATDLFRLVQIYMGDRKARPGMTLNSVAQDLLHATFANEKLRDELYVQLCRQTTENPLRDSLLRGWELLAVCLAFVPPSPAFQPALTNYVNRHRDPAFADAFPEVGKWPIHVQVSHYAGVACKRLERIGVSGKRQPRKPTTEDIDQARIQIFRQSMFGNTLSEVMALQKERFPNRQLPWVQVALSQQVLALSGRETEGIFRVSADVDEVAALKAKIDNWELPDASTLTDAHAPASLLKLWYRELYEPLIPDALYAPCVAAGSDYAACSRALQRLPALNRLVLTYLISFLQQFTAPEVVSQTKMDSANLAMVFAPNCLRCTSQDPRVILENARKEMTFLKTLITNLDTSHVQDML; via the exons ATGACTTCAGAAAG GGTAGAATGGGTGGAAATAATCGAGCCCAAGACAAAGGAACATATGTATGCTAACCTCACTACGGGGGAATGCGTATGGGACCCACCTGAG gGAGTTAAAGTGAAACGGACAGACTCATCCCAATGGTGGGAACTTTTTGATATCAACACACATAGATTTTACTACTACAATGCATCAACTCAG TTACAGACCCTGAAACAAAACACTGATCCACAAAAAAGACGGGAAAGTGCCACGCAGACAAACCAGGCTGCACCTCAG GCTCCATCATCAATAGACCCAGTCAGCAGCAATGGCAACACCACGGCAGCGAGCGCCAGTAAACTGTCACCCAGCAACACCAAGAATGTGTCCTTGCCACAGACCAGCCCCGTGCGGACCAGGCGCTCACATTACCACCATAG AAATAGCGGCGAGAGGCGAGGCAGGCTGAGCGAAGATGGAGCGAGCCAACTGTGCCGTCACACCGACTCTGGTCGTTCTTCTGATAGCAGCGTCAGCAGTCAACGCCGCAAGCAG CAGGAGCTGGCGGCGGCGGCATGCGCGCCGGTATGCACGCCGCAGCTGCGGAAACGCAGCGGGCCCGCACCGCCGCTAGAAGCTGACAAATGGTCGCCGCATGCAG GATTGAACAGGAGCGGCAGCTTCATCTCGCCGCGGAAGGACGCCTCGGACGATTCCATGCACGAGAAATACTTCAAATCCGTTGAGAGCACACCTTTGACTAAACGCAAG TTGAAGCAGCAATCGACTGGATCGTCCTGCGAGTCGGCCTCCCCGCAAAGCCCGAGTAGCCCTCTGCAGAAACCGCAGCCACAGCCATTTTTACAG ACGTCAGCGGCGCGCCCTTCGCTGGTCTCATCGATCTCATTGGCCACGGACGCGGCGGGCGGCTCCCGAGTTATGCACAGCTTGGAGCGGCCGCACCAACTGTCGAGGCACGCTCGTGAACGTTACTCTGACAG ACACCTGGACAAGGATCGGCTGGTGGAGTTAGAGCGAGCGGAACGTTTCGACAAGCAGGCAGCGTATAGTGTGGACAAACCCTTCCGGCAGACGAGTTTAGATCTGCGGCATCATGCACCCAATTGGCATCCACCCAGGGAGTTCACTAG AAGGCAGCAAGCAGAACCGGAACGTTACACATCGAGCAAAAGTTCGCTTTCGTCGGGCAGCAGCAAGAGGCAAGAGCCACACCACAACTTCATGAGGCTTTGCTCGGCGAACGAGCAAGACAACATGGCTGCTG TGAATTACAAAATGAAATGCATCAATCTGGACCCGCCGCTAACAGAGCCCAACGTGCAGAAACACAACCAAAGGCTAGAGAGGTCCACGGCGCCGAGAGATCGTGCTAAATCGAGAC GTCACAAGAGGCCCGAAGAAGTGGAAGAATCTCCTCTAGACGCCGACGAAGAAGATGACGAAGGTTCTCCGCTGTACTGCAACTGGGACCTCCGCGGCATGCAGCACTTGCTGCCGCTGCAGGACTATATCATACAGCAGGCCAAGCTGTCCA GAGGCGGTCGCTACGCTGACGGCTCGGGTTCCGACAACGAGTCGAACTCATCCCGCTCGCGCTCCGGGTCCCGCGGCTCGCGCTCGCTGTCCGGCCACGAGCCCGACAACGAGTCCAGCGACGGCGGCGCGCGCACGCCCGACGACGACGACGGCTCCGGCGTCTACCTCTCCCACCAGCACGCCGAGTACATGAACCACGGCGTGGCCTACTACAACACCTTCCACGAGCCCGACAAGGAGTACCACCGG CCTGTCGCGGGCGCGGAGGCGTTGTACAGTCCCGTGCGTGCGCATGCGCCGCGGCCGCCGGAGCAGGACATCGAGATCTTCGCCAAGGACCACCTCAACTTCAACAAGGGCATCTTTAGGAAGAAG GCGTCAGTACGCGATATGTTATCATGGACGTCGTCAGGCATCAGCGCACCTATGGTGGGCGCGGACTGGGACAAGGCACACAAGAAGGCAGCTACCGACCTGTTCAGACTAGTCCAGATATACATGGGCGATCGCAAGGCCAGGCCGGGCATGACGCTCAACTCCGTCGCTCAGGACTTGCTGCACGCCACCTTCGCTAATGAGAA ATTGCGAGACGAGCTGTACGTGCAATTGTGCCGGCAAACGACAGAGAACCCGCTGCGAGACTCGCTGCTGCGTGGCTGGGAGCTGCTGGCGGTGTGCCTCGCCTTCGTGCCGCCGTCGCCCGCCTTCCAGCCCGCGCTCACCAACTACGTCAACCGTCATCGCGACCCCGCCTTCGCGGACGCCTTCCCTGAG GTTGGCAAATGGCCGATCCACGTACAAGTGTCACACTACGCGGGCGTGGCGTGCAAGCGGCTCGAGCGGATCGGCGTCAGCGGCAAGCGGCAGCCCAGGAAACCCACCACAGAGGACATCGACCAGGCGAGG ATCCAAATATTCCGACAGTCTATGTTCGGCAACACACTATCAGAAGTCATGGCGCTTCAAAAGGAGCGGTTCCCTAACCGGCAGTTACCGTGGGTTCAAGTCGCGCTCTCGCAGCAGGTGCTAGCGCTGAGCGGGCGCGAAACTGAGGGCATCTTCAGGGTATCAGCTGATGTGGATGAGGTGGCGGCGCTCAAGGCGAAGATTGATAATTGGGAGTTACCAGACGCTTCGACCCTCACTG ATGCCCACGCGCCGGCGAGTTTGCTCAAACTGTGGTACCGAGAGTTATACGAGCCTTTGATACCAGACGCGCTGTACGCGCCGTGCGTAGCTGCGGGTTCAGACTACGCTGCGTGCTCGAGGGCGCTACAGCGTCTGCCGGCGCTGAACCGACTG GTACTAACCTATCTCATAAGTTTTCTCCAGCAATTCACCGCTCCAGAAGTCGTAAGTCAAACCAAAATGGACTCCGCTAACCTGGCCATGGTGTTCGCGCCCAACTGCCTCCGCTGCACCTCCCAGGACCCCAGGGTCATCCTGGAGAACGCGCGGAAGGAGATGACCTTCCTGAAGACCCTTATCACGAACTTGGACACGTCTCATGTGCAGGACATGCTGTGA
- the LOC125226103 gene encoding rho GTPase-activating protein 39 isoform X3, whose protein sequence is MTSERVEWVEIIEPKTKEHMYANLTTGECVWDPPEGVKVKRTDSSQWWELFDINTHRFYYYNASTQTTVWHRPTDCDIIPLAKLQTLKQNTDPQKRRESATQTNQAAPQAPSSIDPVSSNGNTTAASASKLSPSNTKNVSLPQTSPVRTRRSHYHHRNSGERRGRLSEDGASQLCRHTDSGRSSDSSVSSQRRKQELAAAACAPVCTPQLRKRSGPAPPLEADKWSPHAGLNRSGSFISPRKDASDDSMHEKYFKSVESTPLTKRKLKQQSTGSSCESASPQSPSSPLQKPQPQPFLQTSAARPSLVSSISLATDAAGGSRVMHSLERPHQLSRHARERYSDRHLDKDRLVELERAERFDKQAAYSVDKPFRQTSLDLRHHAPNWHPPREFTRRQQAEPERYTSSKSSLSSGSSKRQEPHHNFMRLCSANEQDNMAAVNYKMKCINLDPPLTEPNVQKHNQRLERSTAPRDRAKSRRHKRPEEVEESPLDADEEDDEGSPLYCNWDLRGMQHLLPLQDYIIQQAKLSRGGRYADGSGSDNESNSSRSRSGSRGSRSLSGHEPDNESSDGGARTPDDDDGSGVYLSHQHAEYMNHGVAYYNTFHEPDKEYHRPVAGAEALYSPVRAHAPRPPEQDIEIFAKDHLNFNKGIFRKKASVRDMLSWTSSGISAPMVGADWDKAHKKAATDLFRLVQIYMGDRKARPGMTLNSVAQDLLHATFANEKLRDELYVQLCRQTTENPLRDSLLRGWELLAVCLAFVPPSPAFQPALTNYVNRHRDPAFADAFPEVGKWPIHVQVSHYAGVACKRLERIGVSGKRQPRKPTTEDIDQARIQIFRQSMFGNTLSEVMALQKERFPNRQLPWVQVALSQQVLALSGRETEGIFRVSADVDEVAALKAKIDNWELPDASTLTDAHAPASLLKLWYRELYEPLIPDALYAPCVAAGSDYAACSRALQRLPALNRLVLTYLISFLQQFTAPEVVSQTKMDSANLAMVFAPNCLRCTSQDPRVILENARKEMTFLKTLITNLDTSHVQDML, encoded by the exons ATGACTTCAGAAAG GGTAGAATGGGTGGAAATAATCGAGCCCAAGACAAAGGAACATATGTATGCTAACCTCACTACGGGGGAATGCGTATGGGACCCACCTGAG gGAGTTAAAGTGAAACGGACAGACTCATCCCAATGGTGGGAACTTTTTGATATCAACACACATAGATTTTACTACTACAATGCATCAACTCAG ACTACAGTATGGCACAGGCCGACGGACTGTGATATCATACCGTTAGCAAAGTTACAGACCCTGAAACAAAACACTGATCCACAAAAAAGACGGGAAAGTGCCACGCAGACAAACCAGGCTGCACCTCAG GCTCCATCATCAATAGACCCAGTCAGCAGCAATGGCAACACCACGGCAGCGAGCGCCAGTAAACTGTCACCCAGCAACACCAAGAATGTGTCCTTGCCACAGACCAGCCCCGTGCGGACCAGGCGCTCACATTACCACCATAG AAATAGCGGCGAGAGGCGAGGCAGGCTGAGCGAAGATGGAGCGAGCCAACTGTGCCGTCACACCGACTCTGGTCGTTCTTCTGATAGCAGCGTCAGCAGTCAACGCCGCAAGCAG GAGCTGGCGGCGGCGGCATGCGCGCCGGTATGCACGCCGCAGCTGCGGAAACGCAGCGGGCCCGCACCGCCGCTAGAAGCTGACAAATGGTCGCCGCATGCAG GATTGAACAGGAGCGGCAGCTTCATCTCGCCGCGGAAGGACGCCTCGGACGATTCCATGCACGAGAAATACTTCAAATCCGTTGAGAGCACACCTTTGACTAAACGCAAG TTGAAGCAGCAATCGACTGGATCGTCCTGCGAGTCGGCCTCCCCGCAAAGCCCGAGTAGCCCTCTGCAGAAACCGCAGCCACAGCCATTTTTACAG ACGTCAGCGGCGCGCCCTTCGCTGGTCTCATCGATCTCATTGGCCACGGACGCGGCGGGCGGCTCCCGAGTTATGCACAGCTTGGAGCGGCCGCACCAACTGTCGAGGCACGCTCGTGAACGTTACTCTGACAG ACACCTGGACAAGGATCGGCTGGTGGAGTTAGAGCGAGCGGAACGTTTCGACAAGCAGGCAGCGTATAGTGTGGACAAACCCTTCCGGCAGACGAGTTTAGATCTGCGGCATCATGCACCCAATTGGCATCCACCCAGGGAGTTCACTAG AAGGCAGCAAGCAGAACCGGAACGTTACACATCGAGCAAAAGTTCGCTTTCGTCGGGCAGCAGCAAGAGGCAAGAGCCACACCACAACTTCATGAGGCTTTGCTCGGCGAACGAGCAAGACAACATGGCTGCTG TGAATTACAAAATGAAATGCATCAATCTGGACCCGCCGCTAACAGAGCCCAACGTGCAGAAACACAACCAAAGGCTAGAGAGGTCCACGGCGCCGAGAGATCGTGCTAAATCGAGAC GTCACAAGAGGCCCGAAGAAGTGGAAGAATCTCCTCTAGACGCCGACGAAGAAGATGACGAAGGTTCTCCGCTGTACTGCAACTGGGACCTCCGCGGCATGCAGCACTTGCTGCCGCTGCAGGACTATATCATACAGCAGGCCAAGCTGTCCA GAGGCGGTCGCTACGCTGACGGCTCGGGTTCCGACAACGAGTCGAACTCATCCCGCTCGCGCTCCGGGTCCCGCGGCTCGCGCTCGCTGTCCGGCCACGAGCCCGACAACGAGTCCAGCGACGGCGGCGCGCGCACGCCCGACGACGACGACGGCTCCGGCGTCTACCTCTCCCACCAGCACGCCGAGTACATGAACCACGGCGTGGCCTACTACAACACCTTCCACGAGCCCGACAAGGAGTACCACCGG CCTGTCGCGGGCGCGGAGGCGTTGTACAGTCCCGTGCGTGCGCATGCGCCGCGGCCGCCGGAGCAGGACATCGAGATCTTCGCCAAGGACCACCTCAACTTCAACAAGGGCATCTTTAGGAAGAAG GCGTCAGTACGCGATATGTTATCATGGACGTCGTCAGGCATCAGCGCACCTATGGTGGGCGCGGACTGGGACAAGGCACACAAGAAGGCAGCTACCGACCTGTTCAGACTAGTCCAGATATACATGGGCGATCGCAAGGCCAGGCCGGGCATGACGCTCAACTCCGTCGCTCAGGACTTGCTGCACGCCACCTTCGCTAATGAGAA ATTGCGAGACGAGCTGTACGTGCAATTGTGCCGGCAAACGACAGAGAACCCGCTGCGAGACTCGCTGCTGCGTGGCTGGGAGCTGCTGGCGGTGTGCCTCGCCTTCGTGCCGCCGTCGCCCGCCTTCCAGCCCGCGCTCACCAACTACGTCAACCGTCATCGCGACCCCGCCTTCGCGGACGCCTTCCCTGAG GTTGGCAAATGGCCGATCCACGTACAAGTGTCACACTACGCGGGCGTGGCGTGCAAGCGGCTCGAGCGGATCGGCGTCAGCGGCAAGCGGCAGCCCAGGAAACCCACCACAGAGGACATCGACCAGGCGAGG ATCCAAATATTCCGACAGTCTATGTTCGGCAACACACTATCAGAAGTCATGGCGCTTCAAAAGGAGCGGTTCCCTAACCGGCAGTTACCGTGGGTTCAAGTCGCGCTCTCGCAGCAGGTGCTAGCGCTGAGCGGGCGCGAAACTGAGGGCATCTTCAGGGTATCAGCTGATGTGGATGAGGTGGCGGCGCTCAAGGCGAAGATTGATAATTGGGAGTTACCAGACGCTTCGACCCTCACTG ATGCCCACGCGCCGGCGAGTTTGCTCAAACTGTGGTACCGAGAGTTATACGAGCCTTTGATACCAGACGCGCTGTACGCGCCGTGCGTAGCTGCGGGTTCAGACTACGCTGCGTGCTCGAGGGCGCTACAGCGTCTGCCGGCGCTGAACCGACTG GTACTAACCTATCTCATAAGTTTTCTCCAGCAATTCACCGCTCCAGAAGTCGTAAGTCAAACCAAAATGGACTCCGCTAACCTGGCCATGGTGTTCGCGCCCAACTGCCTCCGCTGCACCTCCCAGGACCCCAGGGTCATCCTGGAGAACGCGCGGAAGGAGATGACCTTCCTGAAGACCCTTATCACGAACTTGGACACGTCTCATGTGCAGGACATGCTGTGA
- the LOC125226103 gene encoding rho GTPase-activating protein 39 isoform X2, giving the protein MTSERVEWVEIIEPKTKEHMYANLTTGECVWDPPEGVKVKRTDSSQWWELFDINTHRFYYYNASTQTTVWHRPTDCDIIPLAKLQTLKQNTDPQKRRESATQTNQAAPQAPSSIDPVSSNGNTTAASASKLSPSNTKNVSLPQTSPVRTRRSHYHHRNSGERRGRLSEDGASQLCRHTDSGRSSDSSVSSQRRKQQELAAAACAPVCTPQLRKRSGPAPPLEADKWSPHAGLNRSGSFISPRKDASDDSMHEKYFKSVESTPLTKRKLKQQSTGSSCESASPQSPSSPLQKPQPQPFLQTSAARPSLVSSISLATDAAGGSRVMHSLERPHQLSRHARERYSDRHLDKDRLVELERAERFDKQAAYSVDKPFRQTSLDLRHHAPNWHPPREFTRQQAEPERYTSSKSSLSSGSSKRQEPHHNFMRLCSANEQDNMAAVNYKMKCINLDPPLTEPNVQKHNQRLERSTAPRDRAKSRRHKRPEEVEESPLDADEEDDEGSPLYCNWDLRGMQHLLPLQDYIIQQAKLSRGGRYADGSGSDNESNSSRSRSGSRGSRSLSGHEPDNESSDGGARTPDDDDGSGVYLSHQHAEYMNHGVAYYNTFHEPDKEYHRPVAGAEALYSPVRAHAPRPPEQDIEIFAKDHLNFNKGIFRKKASVRDMLSWTSSGISAPMVGADWDKAHKKAATDLFRLVQIYMGDRKARPGMTLNSVAQDLLHATFANEKLRDELYVQLCRQTTENPLRDSLLRGWELLAVCLAFVPPSPAFQPALTNYVNRHRDPAFADAFPEVGKWPIHVQVSHYAGVACKRLERIGVSGKRQPRKPTTEDIDQARIQIFRQSMFGNTLSEVMALQKERFPNRQLPWVQVALSQQVLALSGRETEGIFRVSADVDEVAALKAKIDNWELPDASTLTDAHAPASLLKLWYRELYEPLIPDALYAPCVAAGSDYAACSRALQRLPALNRLVLTYLISFLQQFTAPEVVSQTKMDSANLAMVFAPNCLRCTSQDPRVILENARKEMTFLKTLITNLDTSHVQDML; this is encoded by the exons ATGACTTCAGAAAG GGTAGAATGGGTGGAAATAATCGAGCCCAAGACAAAGGAACATATGTATGCTAACCTCACTACGGGGGAATGCGTATGGGACCCACCTGAG gGAGTTAAAGTGAAACGGACAGACTCATCCCAATGGTGGGAACTTTTTGATATCAACACACATAGATTTTACTACTACAATGCATCAACTCAG ACTACAGTATGGCACAGGCCGACGGACTGTGATATCATACCGTTAGCAAAGTTACAGACCCTGAAACAAAACACTGATCCACAAAAAAGACGGGAAAGTGCCACGCAGACAAACCAGGCTGCACCTCAG GCTCCATCATCAATAGACCCAGTCAGCAGCAATGGCAACACCACGGCAGCGAGCGCCAGTAAACTGTCACCCAGCAACACCAAGAATGTGTCCTTGCCACAGACCAGCCCCGTGCGGACCAGGCGCTCACATTACCACCATAG AAATAGCGGCGAGAGGCGAGGCAGGCTGAGCGAAGATGGAGCGAGCCAACTGTGCCGTCACACCGACTCTGGTCGTTCTTCTGATAGCAGCGTCAGCAGTCAACGCCGCAAGCAG CAGGAGCTGGCGGCGGCGGCATGCGCGCCGGTATGCACGCCGCAGCTGCGGAAACGCAGCGGGCCCGCACCGCCGCTAGAAGCTGACAAATGGTCGCCGCATGCAG GATTGAACAGGAGCGGCAGCTTCATCTCGCCGCGGAAGGACGCCTCGGACGATTCCATGCACGAGAAATACTTCAAATCCGTTGAGAGCACACCTTTGACTAAACGCAAG TTGAAGCAGCAATCGACTGGATCGTCCTGCGAGTCGGCCTCCCCGCAAAGCCCGAGTAGCCCTCTGCAGAAACCGCAGCCACAGCCATTTTTACAG ACGTCAGCGGCGCGCCCTTCGCTGGTCTCATCGATCTCATTGGCCACGGACGCGGCGGGCGGCTCCCGAGTTATGCACAGCTTGGAGCGGCCGCACCAACTGTCGAGGCACGCTCGTGAACGTTACTCTGACAG ACACCTGGACAAGGATCGGCTGGTGGAGTTAGAGCGAGCGGAACGTTTCGACAAGCAGGCAGCGTATAGTGTGGACAAACCCTTCCGGCAGACGAGTTTAGATCTGCGGCATCATGCACCCAATTGGCATCCACCCAGGGAGTTCACTAG GCAGCAAGCAGAACCGGAACGTTACACATCGAGCAAAAGTTCGCTTTCGTCGGGCAGCAGCAAGAGGCAAGAGCCACACCACAACTTCATGAGGCTTTGCTCGGCGAACGAGCAAGACAACATGGCTGCTG TGAATTACAAAATGAAATGCATCAATCTGGACCCGCCGCTAACAGAGCCCAACGTGCAGAAACACAACCAAAGGCTAGAGAGGTCCACGGCGCCGAGAGATCGTGCTAAATCGAGAC GTCACAAGAGGCCCGAAGAAGTGGAAGAATCTCCTCTAGACGCCGACGAAGAAGATGACGAAGGTTCTCCGCTGTACTGCAACTGGGACCTCCGCGGCATGCAGCACTTGCTGCCGCTGCAGGACTATATCATACAGCAGGCCAAGCTGTCCA GAGGCGGTCGCTACGCTGACGGCTCGGGTTCCGACAACGAGTCGAACTCATCCCGCTCGCGCTCCGGGTCCCGCGGCTCGCGCTCGCTGTCCGGCCACGAGCCCGACAACGAGTCCAGCGACGGCGGCGCGCGCACGCCCGACGACGACGACGGCTCCGGCGTCTACCTCTCCCACCAGCACGCCGAGTACATGAACCACGGCGTGGCCTACTACAACACCTTCCACGAGCCCGACAAGGAGTACCACCGG CCTGTCGCGGGCGCGGAGGCGTTGTACAGTCCCGTGCGTGCGCATGCGCCGCGGCCGCCGGAGCAGGACATCGAGATCTTCGCCAAGGACCACCTCAACTTCAACAAGGGCATCTTTAGGAAGAAG GCGTCAGTACGCGATATGTTATCATGGACGTCGTCAGGCATCAGCGCACCTATGGTGGGCGCGGACTGGGACAAGGCACACAAGAAGGCAGCTACCGACCTGTTCAGACTAGTCCAGATATACATGGGCGATCGCAAGGCCAGGCCGGGCATGACGCTCAACTCCGTCGCTCAGGACTTGCTGCACGCCACCTTCGCTAATGAGAA ATTGCGAGACGAGCTGTACGTGCAATTGTGCCGGCAAACGACAGAGAACCCGCTGCGAGACTCGCTGCTGCGTGGCTGGGAGCTGCTGGCGGTGTGCCTCGCCTTCGTGCCGCCGTCGCCCGCCTTCCAGCCCGCGCTCACCAACTACGTCAACCGTCATCGCGACCCCGCCTTCGCGGACGCCTTCCCTGAG GTTGGCAAATGGCCGATCCACGTACAAGTGTCACACTACGCGGGCGTGGCGTGCAAGCGGCTCGAGCGGATCGGCGTCAGCGGCAAGCGGCAGCCCAGGAAACCCACCACAGAGGACATCGACCAGGCGAGG ATCCAAATATTCCGACAGTCTATGTTCGGCAACACACTATCAGAAGTCATGGCGCTTCAAAAGGAGCGGTTCCCTAACCGGCAGTTACCGTGGGTTCAAGTCGCGCTCTCGCAGCAGGTGCTAGCGCTGAGCGGGCGCGAAACTGAGGGCATCTTCAGGGTATCAGCTGATGTGGATGAGGTGGCGGCGCTCAAGGCGAAGATTGATAATTGGGAGTTACCAGACGCTTCGACCCTCACTG ATGCCCACGCGCCGGCGAGTTTGCTCAAACTGTGGTACCGAGAGTTATACGAGCCTTTGATACCAGACGCGCTGTACGCGCCGTGCGTAGCTGCGGGTTCAGACTACGCTGCGTGCTCGAGGGCGCTACAGCGTCTGCCGGCGCTGAACCGACTG GTACTAACCTATCTCATAAGTTTTCTCCAGCAATTCACCGCTCCAGAAGTCGTAAGTCAAACCAAAATGGACTCCGCTAACCTGGCCATGGTGTTCGCGCCCAACTGCCTCCGCTGCACCTCCCAGGACCCCAGGGTCATCCTGGAGAACGCGCGGAAGGAGATGACCTTCCTGAAGACCCTTATCACGAACTTGGACACGTCTCATGTGCAGGACATGCTGTGA